In the genome of Fusarium fujikuroi IMI 58289 draft genome, chromosome FFUJ_chr02, one region contains:
- a CDS encoding related to PQ loop repeat protein: MDGFAPKDDQCDRLKAPSYLELVVSIVLLLGILVSYLPQHYRIISRGTSEGISPYFVLLGTTSATAGFANILTVPPSRAAIGCCKELGRFECAAGLLGVAQLGAQWVCFSLILVLFLIFFRYREANVPPEDLRGDAPRWQTAVMVGLLCVLHGLIVIILTGVFFIALPDHLVFWANFLGIMATVLAAIQYVPQIWMTYHLKHVGSLSIPMMCIQTPGGFLFAGSLFARLGWEGWSTWFIYLITASMQGSVLFMGVYYEYMARQHGGHANGHIDSAPHSPVQYSSAPRRPPPGSRTYSEGWERGLPGPFTGHPERYAETEEDLHDIQEREERAIERESQPLLKPGGIGNPHRTYDATAEH; the protein is encoded by the exons ATGGACGGTTTTGCTCCAAAAGACGACCAATGCGACCGGCTCAAGGCGCCCTCgtatcttgagcttgtcgttTCTAT CGTCCTCTTACTCGGCATTCTCGTGTCCTACCTCCCTCAGCATTATCGCATTATCTCCCGAGGCACCTCCGAAGGCATCTCACCTTACTTTGTATTGCTTGGAACCACTTCCGCTACTGCCGGTTTCGCCAATATCCTTACTGTCCCGCCGTCTCGTGCTGCCATAGGATGCTGCAAAGAGCTCGGTAGATTTGAATGCGCCGCCGGTCTGCTCGGCGTTGCGCAGCTAGGCGCTCAATGGGTTTGCTTCAGCCTCAT TCTTGTCCttttcctcatcttcttcagataTAGAGAAGCCAATGTTCCACCAGAGGATCTTCGTGGCGATGCTCCCAGATGGCAGACCGCTGTCATGGTTGGACTACTCTGTGTCCTCCACGGCCTCATCGTGATTATCCTGACGGGTGTCTTTTTCATTGCTCTGCCCGATCATCTGGTTTTTTGGGCCAACTTCCTGGGAATCATGGCTACAGTTCTAGCCGCTATCCAATACGTACCTCAAATCTGGATGACATACCATTTGAAACATGTCGGCAGTCTGAGCATCCCCATGATGTGCATCCAGACGCCAGGTGGCTTCTTATTCGCAGGAAGCCTTTTTGCCCGTCTGGGCTGGGAAGGATGGAGTACATGGTTCATTTACTTGATCACTGCATCTATGCAAGGATCAGTCCTCTTCATGGGTGTTTACTACGAATACATGGCGCGGCAGCACGGCGGCCATGCCAACGGCCACATCGACAGCGCACCACACTCACCTGTGCAATACTCGAGCGCGCCCCGAAGGCCCCCGCCAGGCAGCAGGACCTATTCTGAGGGTTGGGAGCGTGGTCTTCCAGGACCTTTCACCGGTCACCCGGAGAGGTACGCGGAAACGGAGGAAGACCTGCACGATATccaagagagagaagagcgTGCCATCGAGCGGGAGAGCCAACCATTGTTAAAACCCGGCGGTATTGGCAACCCTCACAGGACATACGACGCCACCGCCGAACACTGA
- a CDS encoding related to phospholipid-translocating ATPase — MSTTTFTSTATTASSATATCTTAVPGKYGRVPVDACNANYFFDPSFAANLAFCVLFGMTTMVHLIQAILFKKKFSWVAIMGAAWETIGFAFKTLGSRDQQNTTYVILGQLFFLLAPLWVNAFVYMAVARMVYFRMPDRKLLGIKAIRMTLLFVWLDIILFLVQGAGGSMLSNNDDMNVIRIGQKVYMAGVGLQLAVILIFIGITAYFYFKLRQLEGRSMGRMKWLILTMLTVLILIVIRIVYRLIEFGPGVNEHNQLLIHEEYPLGLDATPILIALVLLNIMHPGFVLRGPDSEFPKLSRKEKKAIKQQKKMEKKQAKEAKKARKTGAQELKNLSYEGQSISSNELV; from the exons ATGTCCACCACAACCTTTACATCAACAGCCACAACGGCTTCTTCCGCAACGGCAACTTGCACAACTGCTGTACCTGGGAAATATGGTCGTGTTCCTGTAGATGCGTGCAACGCCAACTATTTCTTCGATCCCAGCTTTGCTGCCAATCTTGCCTTTTGTGTGCTCTTTGGTATGACGACCATGGTCCATCTCATACAAGCAATTCTTTTCAAGAAG AAATTCTCCTGGGTAGCCATCATGGGCGCAGCCTGGGAAACCATTGGATTTGCTTTCAAGACCCTAGGAAGCAGGGACCAGCAAAACACGACATATGTTATCTTGGGTCAActgttctttcttcttgctcctctcT GGGTCAATGCTTTCGTCTACATGGCCGTCGCACGCATGGTATATTTCCGTATGCCTGACCGAAAGCTTCTcggcatcaaggccatccgcatgactcttctcttcgtctgGCTCGATATCATTCTCTTCCTGGTCCAGGGAGCCGGTGGAAGCATGCTCTCGAACAACGACGATATGAACGTGATTCGCATTGGACAGAAGGTTTACatggctggtgttggtctGCAGCTTGCTGTCATTCTGATCTTCATTGGTATCACTGCTTACTTCTACTTCAAGCTTCGACAACTCGAGGGTCGAAGTATGGGACGCATGAAATGGCTCATCTTGACAATGCTTActgttctcatcctcattgtG ATCCGAATCGTGTATCGTCTGATCGAATTTGGTCCTGGTGTCAATGAGCACAACCAACTTTTGATTCATGAAGAGTATCCACTGGGTCTCGATGCAACTCCGATCTTGATCGCCCTCGTATTACTCAACATTATGCATCCTGGTTTTGTTCTTCGGGGACCCGATAGCGAATTCCCCAAGCTCTCTcgaaaggagaagaaggcgatcaagcaacagaagaagatggagaagaagcaggctAAAGAGGCCAAGAAAGCTCGCAAGACGGGTGCCCAGGAACTGAAGAATTTGTCTTATGAGGGACAGTCCATCAGTAGTAATGAGCTCGTCTAG